TGCCAATGCCGCTGGCCTTGCCGTAGAAGATCTCCTCGCGCCGCACCATGCCGAGAGCGAAGGCATTGACCAGCGGATTGCCGGCGTAGCAGCTTTCAAACTTGGTTTCGCCGCCGAGGTTAGGCACGCCGAAGCAATTGCCGTAGGAGGCGACACCGCTGACCACTCCTTCGACGATGGAGTGATCCTTGCGGATGAGTTCGTCGGGAGTGTCGTCGTTCTTCTCGCGGGAGAGTGGGCCGAAGCGGAGCGAATCCATCACGGCCAGCGGTCGTGCGCCCATGGTAAAGATGTCGCGAAGGATGCCGCCGACTCCGGTGGTCGCTCCCTGGAACGGCTCGATATAGGAGGGATGGTTGTGCGACTCAATCTTGAAGGCGCAGGCCCAGCCATCTCCGACATCGATGATTCCGGCGTTTTCCCCTGGTCCCTGAACAACGCGGTCGCTCCTGGTGGGGAGCCGCTTGAGGTGAACCCGCGAGGACTTGTAGGAGCAATGCTCGCTCCACATGACGCTGTAAATGCCGAGTTCGGTCAGGCTTGGGGTGCGGCCCAGTGCAGAGAGGATGCGCTGATACTCCTCCGGCGTGATGCCGTGCTGGGCAAGAAGTTCAGGGGTCACTGAGGTGGACTCAGGGACCAAAGCTGAGGAATCAGGTTTCATGATGGTTAAAAGTTTATTGTCGCATGCCAGCTGGCGCTCGTGCGCGGTAAGACGCAGGCGGCAGAGGAAGTGTTATCCGAGAGAGGCTGGCAAGGTCTGACGAATGTGGTGGATATGCTCTGGAGTGGTGCGGCAGCAGCCGCCGACGGCTTGCGCCCCGGCAGCGTACCAGGCGGCTGCCTGGGCGGCAAAATCGCCAGGGTCCGAGCTTCCCCGCCACGCTCGATGGCTGGCATCCCAGATCTCGCCGGAGTTGGGGTAGACCACAATCGGTTTCCTGGTGGCTGGCCGCAGCTCTCCGAGGAGAGGAAGGATGAGGGCCGGTGCGGTGCAGTTGATCCCAATGGCGACAACCTGGGGGTGTCCATCGAGCAGCCTGCCGCAGTCGCTGAGCCGCTCACCGTGGGCGATGTGGGCCTGGTCCGTGCAGGTGAAGCTTAGCCAGGCGGCGACACCAGGATGACTCTCGAGCGCGATAAGAATGGCTCCGGCTTCGTCGAGGGATGGGATGGTCTCAAACGCGAGGAAATCGGCGTTGGTCCCGGCAAGGATCGCGATGCGCTGCGCATGGAACTGGACGAGCTGGTCGAAGGAGATGGCGTAGTTGCCGTGATACTCTGCGCCATTGTGGAGGATGGCTCCGTAGGGACCGAGAGAGGCGCCGATCCAGACGTGGCGTGGAGAAAGGGATCGATACCAGGTGCGAGCGGACTCCGCCACGGAGACGGAGCGGCGCAAGGCGGCTGCGGCTGCCTCGGGTGGCAGCCCCTGTTCGGCATATCCCTCAATGGAGACTTGGTAGCTGGCGGTGAGCAGGCAGTCGGCTCCGGCCTGAAGATAGCTGCGGTGGACCTCCTCAATAGAGGCGGGCGAGTCTTCCAGCACGCGTGCCGACCATATTCCGCTGGACAGATCGCAGCCCCGGCGCTCCAGCTCCGTTGCCATAGCGCCATCGATGACGCGGAGCCCATCCAGGTTGAGTTCTTCACGCGGCGTCATACGGAGATTCTATCCACAGAAAGGCTGCGGGTTGAGAGAAGGGGGGCGCGCGAGGCTCTATACATATGGGGTTGTGGAGCTGGAAGGTGCGTAAAAGTTTGGGATAGAGGATGTCTGGCAAGGTGGCCACGCTATGTTTGTACCGCCTTTTCCGCCGAGATGGGGGAGAGAAGCCGAATTGGTGCTGGCCGGGCGGTAAGACGTGGAGGCTTTCTGATACACTCAGGTGTAGCCCGCAGGCATGCAGAAGGCATCTACCAGGGCGCCTTCGTCTGGGGTTCCTGTCAACAAGGTTCGGGGAGTGGCTCAGCCTGGTAGAGCACCTGGTTCGGGACCAGGGGGTCGGAGGTTCAAATCCTCTCTCCCCGACCATTCTTTCTCATTCAAAACAAATCAGTTAAGCCACTTCGACAAAGAACGTCCTGTTCTTCCGTTGTCTTAGTTTCACGTTTGCCAGCAAAAGGATGATGGGCTATTCTTTCGTTACTCGAAAATCAACGAAAGGATACCGTGTCAGAGACCGATCCGTCCGCCCGACCAGGCCGCTATATCGTTAAGCAGTTTGAGGGCGAGACTGTTCGAGCTTTCATGCCTCCACCGTTGCCGCCTGTGCCGCCGGTGGATCTGGCGCGGTTTCAGATCCTGCTGGAACAGGGCAATCAGGCCATCGGCCGGCTCGACGGTCTGGCCTCGCTCCTTCCCGACCTATCGCTGCTCCTTTATACATATGTTCGCAAGGAGGCCGTGCTCTCCTCTCAGATCGAAGGCACGCAGTCTTCGCTTTCTGATCTCCTGCTTTACGAGAACGATGAGGCGCCGGGAGTGCCCGTAGAGGATGTGCAGGAGGTCTCGAACTATGTCGCGGCCATGAATCACGGTCTGGAGCGAATGCGTTCGGGCTTTCCGTTGAGTCTTAGGCTGATTCGGGAGATTCACGAGATTCTGCTCTCCAAAGGAAGAGGCAGCGGCAAGCAGCCGGGCGAGTTTCGCCGCAGCCAAAATTGGATTGGCGGCAGCCGCCCAGGGAATGCGGTCTTCGTACCGCCTCCTCCGGAACTTCTGAATGAGTGCCTCAGCCAATTGGAGCTATTCCTGCATGACGAGCACACGGGCTTGCCCTTGCTGATTCGAGCGGGCCTGGTGCATGTGCAATTTGAGACAATTCACCCGTTTCTGGACGGCAACGGACGGCTTGGGCGGCTGCTCATTACGTTCCTGCTTTGCGCAGAGAGTGCGCTACGGGAGCCGATCCTCTACCTTAGCCTTTATTTCAAAACCAATCGTGCGGGGTACTATGAATTGCTCGACCGCGTACGAACCAAGGGCGATTGGGAAGCCTGGCTTGATTTCTTCCTGACTGGCGTGCGCGACACCGCCGACCAGGCAGCCAACGCGGCGCGCGAAATTCTGAATCTTTTCAACCGCGATCAGAAAAAGATCGAGACGCTCGGCAGGCCCGCCGCCTCCGTACTGCGCGTGTTCCAGCACATGCAGCGAAACCCAATCATCGCGATTCCATCGACGGCGAAGCGGATTGGTATCTCCGCTCCGACGGTTGCGAAGTCGCTAGGCCACATGATCGACCTCGGCATCCTCGAAGAGACCACTGGCCGCGAGCGGCATCGCCTTTTCGTCTACCGTCGATACTTGGACATCCTCAACGAAGGAACGGAGCCGTTGCGGTGAAACGAGGAACTGGAGACTGAACCAGCATCCGGGTATCCATATCGCGCGGGCAGCAAACTGCTCCTACCGGTGGAAGTCACGGATTCAGATTCCATTGTTGCCAGCAGAAACCCCTCTACAATCAATTTTCTTCGAGGACAATTGCGGGCTGGCCTATCGATTTTCGGACGACCGTGAGTGGGTGGCTACGGGCGCGAATCAAAGCGCGTGGCGATGACGTCGGTCTGTCCGATGACGCTGTTGGTGAAGGAGGTCGCGTTCAACAGAACCTCGAAGTTGGACAGGCTTCCATCGCTTCTTCTTGCCTTGGCGATGATGGGAGCCATCTTCGTGTCGTTGAAGAGAAAGGCGACGGTCGCCTCGACTCCGACTTGAGAGGTCCCCTCGATGAGAAGCACCTTGCCATTGCTATCCAGGTTGTCCGTAACAGCGATGTAGCCGAAAACCTTTTGCGAGTCGGTGGTGTAAACGGAGAGCTCCCCAGAGAGAGGCTTGCGGTTTTCGATGTACATGGAGCTTTGCCCCTCGCCGCTATAGTGAACGTGAAAGTTCAGGCGGACGTCGAACAGCTCATCCCATGGGTTGTAGACCGGGGCTCCGGAGAGAATGACGTTTGCATTGCGAAAGTCCTCGGGCCGGAGGCCGCGGGGAAACTTGATCTGGTAGTTCTCGCGACGAAAACGAGGGACCTCCGCAAGGCGGTCTGTAAGCTGCAGGTCCGTCATGGCGATATAACGGCGGCTGGCGAGAGGGGCTCCGGCGAATTCCGGGGACTGTGCCTTAGGGGAGTAAAGATATCTGCCGCCGATGTAGTCGGAGAGATGGACCTCGTGAGTGGAGTGAGCCTGATTGTTGAAAATGTTTAGGCCGGCGTCGCCAGGGACGAAGAGGACGGTCTGTCCGGGGGAGAACATCTCACGCCATAGGGGATCGGTGGCGGATGAGTGGAGATGCCTGAAGGATAGAAGAGACTGGAGAGCAAGGACAAGCGCGGCTCCCATGATGATGAGTGCGCAGTAAAGCCAAGCTCGCCGGATCTTCTTTTCAGGGAAAAGAGCGCTGGAGGGGATGCTGTGGGAGACTGTGCCCTCCTGAGAGAGCGGGTACGGAGGGCGCAGGGGGGCGATCTCCAAATCCTGTGAGTGGGACTCGCGGGTCTGGACGAAGGTCGGCAGATATCCTCCGCGGGGCACCTCGATGCGGAGATCGTCAGTTGTTCCTTCCTCCTGATAGTAGAGAGCGAGGCGCTGGCGAAGCTGCCGGGCAGTTGTGCGCACGATGTTATCTTCCGCAGCGTTGTAGCCGGGTGCCCGTCCAAATACATGAGTTCCAATCTGCTGTTCGGTGATCTCTTCGGTTCGATTCTCAATCGTACTTCGGACGATGTAGATAAGAAACGCACTCAATCGCCCTGACTTCGCGAAGTTTCGGCTCGCAATGATCCGTTCTGCTGCCGCCCAGCGAGGATCGGAGATCGTAGCCGATGGGAGATCCTGAAGTTCTTCTCTCTGTTCCAAAAATGGCATGAATCCAACTCTCCCCAACCATAGCAATGAAGTATGTCGAAACGATGAACTGTTTCTTTTTCGTTAACAAAGCCTGCTTACAAAGGTTTTACGTATGTAACCTCCTGTGAACCACCTCACGGGTGGCAGCTTTACGGGCGAAGATGTCTCGGTACTCAGCTTCAATCAAGCAAGACCGGCGATCACTCCCGATTGCCGGGTTCTATACACGCGAAATTCCAGGGGAGGATGTATTGTCGGTAAAGCGGTTTCTTCGAAGCTCTCATTCGGTTATTCGGGAAGCGTCACCAACACCACAATTGAGAAACAGGCGGGGACGATTTGTTTCCCTGCTTGCTCTTCTTCTGCTGGTTATCTTCCATATGGCAGGGTTTGCGCAGCAGGGTTCGAATGCAGGGCTTACCGGCATGGTCACGGACCGATCCGGCAGCGGTGTGGGCAATGCGCACGTTGTGGCGGCCAACCATGAGACCGGCGTCATCTACACGGCTAAAGCCACCGAGGCTGGAGTCTACACCATCCCCTCGCTGCCTCCCGGCGTCTATGATGTCTCGGCCACTCATGAGGGCTATAACAAGGCGGTCGTCAAGGACATCACTTCTTACGTAGGGCAACTGATCACGGTGAACCTGAACCTTGACATTGCATCCACCTCGGACACCGTAACAGTGTCGAGTGACGCGCAACTTCTCGAAACGGGTTCACCGCAGATTGACTACATCATCGGCAAGAAGGAGATGGAAGACTGGCCGCTCATCGCTACCTCAGATGGTGAGCGCGACGTCTCTCAATTCCTCTATAACAACTTGCCCGGCGCGACCGGGGTCTCATTCACCGGTTCGATCAACGGTGGGCAGACGAGGTCGAACGAGATCTATTTGGAAGGAGTGCCGCTGGGCACGATGGACACTGCCGAGGAGGGCATCAGTGTCGATGCCGTTCGCGAGCTCAACCTGCAGGTTGGGGTCATGAATGCGCAATACAACGGCGGCGGTACAGCAGTGACCAACCTCGCCGTCAAGTCAGGTACCAACCAGATCCACGGCTCGCTTATCGCCATTCTGCAAAACGAGGACATGAATGCGAACAGCTACGCCGCAAAGCAGGCAGGTCGCGAGCGTGCGCAGGACCGGTTCACGACCTACGGCGGCACAGTGGGCGGCCCCGTGTATACTCCCAAAATATACGGCGGCAGAAACAAGAGTTTCTTTTTCTTCGACTTTGAGCGGGACCAGATTAAGAACCTTGGGTACGGCGGAGCGAATGCTACTCTTCCCACCCAGGCGATGCTGGGCGGGGACTTCTCGGCGTGGCTGAGTCCGGCATTGACCCTCGACTCGCGCTCGGGCACGACCGTCACCCAGGACATCCTGGGCCGCCCAGTCGTCTTCGGGCAGATCTACGACCCAGCAACGACTCGCATCCTCAAGACTGGGCAGATTGACACGGTAACCGGGCTAAAGTCCACAGGCAATGGCTTCGTCCGCGATCCCTTCCCTGGCAACAAGATCAGTCCGTCCCGCTTCGATCCTGTGGCAGCAAACCTGCTGAAGCTGAACTGGCCCAAGAATTACCTGAGCAGTCAGGTTGTGGGCAACATTCCCACCTTGGCCAAGACGCTCCCGCTGCTAGTGCAGAAGTTCTACACGATCAAGTTCGATCAGGTTCTGACGGCGAATCAGAGGCTCTCCATTCTGTTCGACGACAACCAGCGCAGCAATATTAACGGCGGAACATATTGGTCTCTGCCCAGCGACAAAAACATCCTCGACGTGGCCTACAATCAGGCCTTCCATACGCAGATCACTCGCGTGAACCACTACTGGACGCTCTCTCCGACGATCTCGAACCACGTTGGTGCCGGCTACTTCCGCATTCCCATCTCGTTCAACAGCGTGGATCAGCGGAACTGGGCCTCTCAGCTCGGTATACCGAACTTCAGCGGAATGGGCTTCCCCACGTTCGATTTTACGGGTAGCACTTCTCTCGGCGGAGGAACGAAGACGCTGGGTGTTGCCGGCTCGTACCAGGGCCAACTACGCTCCAACTCTGACTTCATGGTGATTGATCAGGTGTACGTTAGCCGTGGAGCTCATCAGATGCAGGGGGGCTTTGAAGGCCGCTTCTACCTGAGCAACTGGACCAACGGCAATGCTCCGGGCACCTACCAATTCAGCAGCGCGATGACCGACGACGGTACCTCGACCGCCAGCTACGCGGGTAATTCATTCGCCAGTCTGCTGCTCGGGCAGGTGAACTCCCTGTCCAGTACCGTATACGCTGGTACGCAGCACTACCGCCGCCGCCAAGCCGGAGTCTACTTTCAGGACGACTGGAAGGCAGCCCGAAACTTCACCTTGAATCTCGGCCTTCGCTGGGAATTCATCGGCAAGCTATACGAGACCAATGGGCAATGGAGTGGCGTTGACCTGACCATTCCCAACCCCGCAGCCGCCGGTCTGCCGGGAGCCCTCGTCTTCGCCAGCCAGCTTGGCAAGAAAAGCTTTGAGAATCCCGACTGGCGGGTCTTCCTTCCTCGCGTCGGGTTCGCGTACAACCCTGATCCACGAATCGTCTTCCGCGGGGGCTTTGGCATCAACTCTCAGGCGCCGGTCTATAGCGCTGAGCCTTTCCAGGGCCAAACACTACCGCCTACTACGGGCTACTCTGCGTCGATCGCGGTTGACGCAACGCACAACCCGCAGCCGTACGCCGGCATGGCGGTGGCGAAGCTCAGTGACCCGTATCCGGCTCCTACAACGTCCTTGCCGAACTACAACCCGGCACAGCTAAACCTGCAGAGTGTCACGGTGAATAATCCAGCCGGCTCGAAGCCCCTGACCTACGCGAGCTATACGATGGGAATCCAGGTGGACATGGGCCGAGGCGTCATCGCCCAAATCAATTACGTTGGCAACGTGGCCCGCAGAATCCGTCAGGCCGCGCTGACGCAGATGAACCAGCTCCCTCTCAGCGCTCTGCAAACCTATGGTGATGCGTTGTTGGACAACATCAAGATTCACCCGGAGATTCCCAAGCCCTATCCGACTTTCGCCGGGACGGTGCGCCAAGCTCTTGCGCCCTATCCGCAGTTTGCGGGAGGCGGTGTCTCCTTGTTTGATCCTGGCGCCGGCTGGTCCCGTTACGATGCGATGCAGGTGACGCTTACGAAGCGGGTGAACTCCGGACTCTCCATCTTCGCAACGTACTCCTGGTC
This Acidisarcina sp. DNA region includes the following protein-coding sequences:
- the mmuM gene encoding homocysteine S-methyltransferase; the protein is MTPREELNLDGLRVIDGAMATELERRGCDLSSGIWSARVLEDSPASIEEVHRSYLQAGADCLLTASYQVSIEGYAEQGLPPEAAAAALRRSVSVAESARTWYRSLSPRHVWIGASLGPYGAILHNGAEYHGNYAISFDQLVQFHAQRIAILAGTNADFLAFETIPSLDEAGAILIALESHPGVAAWLSFTCTDQAHIAHGERLSDCGRLLDGHPQVVAIGINCTAPALILPLLGELRPATRKPIVVYPNSGEIWDASHRAWRGSSDPGDFAAQAAAWYAAGAQAVGGCCRTTPEHIHHIRQTLPASLG
- a CDS encoding Fic family protein, yielding MSETDPSARPGRYIVKQFEGETVRAFMPPPLPPVPPVDLARFQILLEQGNQAIGRLDGLASLLPDLSLLLYTYVRKEAVLSSQIEGTQSSLSDLLLYENDEAPGVPVEDVQEVSNYVAAMNHGLERMRSGFPLSLRLIREIHEILLSKGRGSGKQPGEFRRSQNWIGGSRPGNAVFVPPPPELLNECLSQLELFLHDEHTGLPLLIRAGLVHVQFETIHPFLDGNGRLGRLLITFLLCAESALREPILYLSLYFKTNRAGYYELLDRVRTKGDWEAWLDFFLTGVRDTADQAANAAREILNLFNRDQKKIETLGRPAASVLRVFQHMQRNPIIAIPSTAKRIGISAPTVAKSLGHMIDLGILEETTGRERHRLFVYRRYLDILNEGTEPLR
- a CDS encoding TonB-dependent receptor; this encodes MAGFAQQGSNAGLTGMVTDRSGSGVGNAHVVAANHETGVIYTAKATEAGVYTIPSLPPGVYDVSATHEGYNKAVVKDITSYVGQLITVNLNLDIASTSDTVTVSSDAQLLETGSPQIDYIIGKKEMEDWPLIATSDGERDVSQFLYNNLPGATGVSFTGSINGGQTRSNEIYLEGVPLGTMDTAEEGISVDAVRELNLQVGVMNAQYNGGGTAVTNLAVKSGTNQIHGSLIAILQNEDMNANSYAAKQAGRERAQDRFTTYGGTVGGPVYTPKIYGGRNKSFFFFDFERDQIKNLGYGGANATLPTQAMLGGDFSAWLSPALTLDSRSGTTVTQDILGRPVVFGQIYDPATTRILKTGQIDTVTGLKSTGNGFVRDPFPGNKISPSRFDPVAANLLKLNWPKNYLSSQVVGNIPTLAKTLPLLVQKFYTIKFDQVLTANQRLSILFDDNQRSNINGGTYWSLPSDKNILDVAYNQAFHTQITRVNHYWTLSPTISNHVGAGYFRIPISFNSVDQRNWASQLGIPNFSGMGFPTFDFTGSTSLGGGTKTLGVAGSYQGQLRSNSDFMVIDQVYVSRGAHQMQGGFEGRFYLSNWTNGNAPGTYQFSSAMTDDGTSTASYAGNSFASLLLGQVNSLSSTVYAGTQHYRRRQAGVYFQDDWKAARNFTLNLGLRWEFIGKLYETNGQWSGVDLTIPNPAAAGLPGALVFASQLGKKSFENPDWRVFLPRVGFAYNPDPRIVFRGGFGINSQAPVYSAEPFQGQTLPPTTGYSASIAVDATHNPQPYAGMAVAKLSDPYPAPTTSLPNYNPAQLNLQSVTVNNPAGSKPLTYASYTMGIQVDMGRGVIAQINYVGNVARRIRQAALTQMNQLPLSALQTYGDALLDNIKIHPEIPKPYPTFAGTVRQALAPYPQFAGGGVSLFDPGAGWSRYDAMQVTLTKRVNSGLSIFATYSWSKTLTNTNGGLQDVSNKQAAKAEASFIHVPQMFKLTAIYDLPIGKGKLLNVHGPLDWIAGGWKLSGNGIYQSGDTLTITDSFVSNGIFATTRPNFTGQAVRLNQKGFIDTVHNRGPVYLNPAAFTHVPYTSNNKVALTTGNVPSVLPGIQGPGYAYENMGLQKAFSFGETRSFSLRVVAANALNRAGLGDPVTDINNANFGRILSTQAATRQNFTPRTVQVEAHLTF